One Drosophila willistoni isolate 14030-0811.24 chromosome XL unlocalized genomic scaffold, UCI_dwil_1.1 Seg142, whole genome shotgun sequence genomic window, ATCGTCATTGTGGGTTGGTCGGCGGTAtagtaaattatttttggAGAATCGGaactaaatatttatgtatatggcaAATGCACACaaacataaacacacacacaaatacacacacacacttggaAACacagtaaaataaataaacacaatttattttttgttgagaTCGTCACGAGATGCAAGTTACGGGGATAAGTCGATTTCAATAACGAATTTTCGAAACgtattttcgtttttgaatattttgattttaatttattttcgtATTGCGCAGACGGCAGATGGTGCGCGTACCCGGCTAACGGTAACCAACAACTGAATGATGCCACTTGCAACATGTGGCATCTGTGGTGGTCCGCCCACTCATTGAGGAAAATTCTAACAAGCGGCATTTATGAATGGAAAGCAAGAAAAGCTCTTTCAAAAAGCAAGTTCAAGGCATCAAACATGAAGTGAGTAGACTTTGATATATCCCGTATAAGTGTAAAAGATTTAGACTCCATGAGTTTAATAGTTAATCCAAAGAATAGAAAAATCATCTGCATTGTTCGTTTTACCTATTAAGTTTTCCTTTTATCACACTCGAGAATTGCCACTTTTGTCAATGAACTAAACTAGTTGCGAATTATAATGGCTTTAACAATAATTAAGCTCAGCTTACAAATTAAAAGCTCATATTTTTAGGGCCTTGGACAACTCTTAGGTCCAAATAGTTTTACTATCTTGTGGCATTTAGCTTTTGTTTGTCTATTATTATACTCTACTATATATACCATTTCCCCTCTTTAAATGTGCAGGGTATCAAAAAGCTCGAAAAGCTGTCAAATGAactttttcaacatttttgaatttgaatccTGAAACCGTTGACGTTAAAATTCAAATAGTCACTTCTAGGCATTTTCTTCTCATATGATAGGTAGATATATAAATAactaatttaataataatttaacaaacaattaaaaaaaaaaaaacaaaaataaatgtatatatataagataGAATGCAATCGGCAAAGCTTCACTTGGATCTAATATTGCTGATAGGCATGTCCTTGATGATGGCTcagatgatggtgatgatttTGAGCCAAATTGGCCTGGGCAAAGATATGCTCGATTTCGGCATCGGTTAGTTGATCAAAGATTCCCTGACCGCCACTTGACGCCTGGGTCAATTGGGCCGATGAAGTTGTTGCCGAGGCCACAGGTGGCAGATAACctaagagagagacagagagagagagagtgaaagagagacaaGAGTGAGTGAGCGTGGGGGGAACTTACCCTCAGCTGGGGCTCTGCCATAAGGTGGCAGCAGAGTGATAGATGGACGATTGGGCGATGCTGTGGGCGGTTGATAGAACACTGGCTTCCAGGGCTGCTGGTCgggttgctgctgctctggCTGCACTTCCGGCTGTTGGGGTGGTGCAGGTGGGGCTGGTGGTGCTGGGATCTCGGGTGACGCTATGGCTGTGCCTGTCTCTGGCTTGACGGGAACAGAGCCGGGCAATGGTATTATGCCGCCAGGAAATTGCACCTCAGGCTGGACAAATGTGGGCGGCTGTTGGGGCAACGGCGGCTGGACAGACGAGGGAAAGAACTGATTGGTGGGCGGGGAGGCAGGCACAGCGGGTACTTGGGGAAACTGCGGCACTTGTGGGAATCCGGGGAATTGAGGGAATGCCGGAATCTGAGGGATCTGTGGAATCTGAGGGATTTGTGGGATAGCGGGAATTTGTGGGATGGCAGGGATTTGTGGAACATCTGGCACCTCAGCTGCAGCTGGGATGGCTGGCTGGGTGGGTATCACGGGTGTAGCTGGAATTGCCGGCTGTGGTTGGGCAGGGATCGCCGGCTGGGCGGGAATAGCCGGCTGGAAACTGAAAGTGGGCACCCCTGGCGCTGTGGGAAACGATGGGAATTGTGGTACAATTGGGAAATCGAATGCCAATGGCGTTTGGGCAGGTGGCAATGGTGCAGGTGCAGCAGCAGGAACTGGTGGAGGAACAGGAGCTGAAGGAGCAGGAGCAAAAGATGGCGGGGAAAAGGCAAAGGTCACAGCTGGATGAATGGGCACCGATTGGACCGGCTGCACTGGTTGAACTGGTTGAACTGGCACCGATGGGACCACTGGCTGCACAGGCTGAATGGCTGGTTGCACCGGCTGCAAGGGCAAGGGCTGGATTGCTGGTTGAGCAGGTGCAGCCGGAAAGACGGCCGGAGAGACAGGCGCATGGAAGTGCAGTGGCTTGACCACCACGGGCTTATGTAACAGATGCTGACGCGGATAGTTGACATTGTAGGAGGTGACCACAGCATTGCCCGGACGCAGGACATACGAGggtgcagcagcagccaagGCAGGAGTTAGAGCACCAACAGATGGAGTCAGAGCAGCAGCGGGCGCCAGAGCGGGTGACAAGGCGGGTGACAAAGCGGGCGACAAAGCTGGAGACAAAGCGGGAGCTAAACCCTGAGCGAAAGCCGGAGCCagtccagcggcggcaggagCAAAAGCTGGAGTCAGTGCAGTGGCAGCTGGGGCGAAAGCTGCTGCAGCCGTCAATGGTTTATAGTGAATACCCTGGAATGGTGAGGCATACTTGATGAAACCATGACGATGTGGTGGAGCCGCTGCTAGAAAACTACTGCCTCCAGGCAACTGGAGGCTATAGCCATAATGGGCAGCATAGGTTCGTGTGGGCCAACCGTGATTGGCACCATGAAGAATTCCACGTTTGTGCTTGCCAGCTGTTTCCTTCGATGCACTGATCACTGCTGACGATGCTGATGATTCCGTTTCACCCTCAACTGTGGGCAAATCCTGAGCTGAATCGAGAGCAGCATGGCTCGAAGTGGATGTGGTCAATGATGCAATCTCCgatgtcgtcgtcgttgttggtgttgctgttggtgtgGGCGTGGTCAAGCGATTTGCATTACGCAATCGTAAAGCAGCCTCTGTCGAACCCAATCCAAGTCCAATGATAATGAACACAATGCCAATGGCCACATGGCATTGACGAAGAAAACTCCTGGCACATGGACTCCTCATCGTAGTTAAGCGTACTTAATCCGCGCGATTATTATGTCAACGCCTCACGATCGTTGccaagaaaatgaaatgaactTCCTTGGTCTTTGTTGTATTTATAAAGCGGATATCAATAAAGCACGACCATAGCCACATGGCCACATAGCCACCTCTAGCCACATGGAATAGAATGGTGATGCATACCAAGCAGGGCCATTGCAGTGCGCATTGATTGGGTTGGCTTGGATTGGTTCAGTTGGTCAGTTTATGACTTTTACGCAGACATTTCACTTGTAGCCAACCAAACACTCAAATGCCTCATTATgatcccccccccccccccccccccccagaAACGAAACCCCTTTCAATCACCACTTACAGTGGTTCGTAACTAGGTAAGAAAGGCGTTTTACCCTTTGGACAAATGGATTAATATATTATCACGTAGTTATGAAATGAGGGGAAATTTAgacccttaaagtatgcaaaaggCAGGAaagttattcatttatttcaacaaatttataatttttcataCGCATGTAGCTTACAAATGTTCTTGAaacggtttttgttttgagaaTTACTTTTTATCCATAGGAGATATTAAAAATTCTTCTTTGACTGCCTATAGCATACTTTGGGGGACAAAGTTCGCCCATTTTAGagcttaaattaaaaatatttttaacccTTTTTCAAATCGTTAAAAGTTCTACCAAGATCGAGTCCTGCAAACTAAACAGACATATGCAAAGCTTTCATGACAATTGCAGAGCATAATTTATGATCAGTTTTTGAACCACTGTAACTTCAATTACATACAACATGCCCAGCACGCACCATGCAAAAGAAATGTAgagaaatatatgtaaatgtatataggtataaacaaataacttttgttttcaatggCTTTTGCCTTTGCATGTTCCGCATTTTGGCCACTTTTCACTTTACATATAACCCAACTCCTCAACCGCTCCCCCGCTCTCCCCACCACTCAAGACTAGAGACAAATTTGGTAAGTTTATTCAgtagtttaatttttttggtcTCAACTGAAATTGATGCTATATATGGATAGCCATTAATGACCCCATCCATAGTTGATTATATAATCATATAATCAGGTAATCATAATCGCAAAAATCTCAAATTGCAATTGGGTTAAACTGAAATGGAATTTGCATTGGGCCATTTGGCCTAGGTGAAAGCATAAATCGAAATGAATTAGCTATActtgaaattgattttattgttTGTCGATATATAAAGCGACATTAGTATTTAGGTCTtagagatatgtatgtattttcaaATGAAAATCACAAGTTTATTATGTCGAATCCTATATAATTAGATCTATATCTACACTCTAACGTAGCTTGACCTGTTTTAAGCAGTAAGAGGTTTGAGagaagtacatatgtatattctagTACAAATCACAAAAATTATTGTAGATGATTTCCCTTATGGGTCTCAGAAATCTATTCTATTTAGCCtctgaaaatgaaattaacaagtatttagtttaaattgtgattttattttgttatttttgggGGTGGGGGTTGTGGGGCAACTTTATATGCAGAGTATGTCAAAGTCGATAGTTTTTTTTAAGGTATTTAATGTAGCCATATAACGTTTAAAATTCAACTATTCACACGCATAAATTTCACTTGCACTAAATTTGATAGCGACTGGGACAGGGGCAGGGGCAGCAGCAATCATACTTATTGACATTATATCACACACCCACTTAAATGGTAAATGGATTTTCACTTTctgtgtgtgtcagtgtgtgtgtgtgtgtgtgtgtgtgcggcaggaattttaattgttgtacaaattttagtttatttatcTAATTTAATTCGACTACATATCTCGATACACAAAATCTAACTAAGTTGTAAGTGGGTCGAATGTTGACCAAAAACCATTATTATATCCTCAAGGTCTTTCCCCGGCCTTGGAAGACATCATAAAAGACTCCATAAACCATCAAAAAAATCTCATATATTTCGCACATGTAACATAACACAATCGAAACCGAAaaccttttaattttttatggctacatgtaaaaaaaaaaaaaagaaataagaaaaaagaaaagagaagaaaacaaGACAGaaggaaaacaacaacaacgtgttCAATTGAACGTGCTCAGCATAAGCAATTGCAGCTCAGTTCAAAAAACGTTTCTAAACTTAgcataagtatgtatatgtaataaAATCCCCTGTCCAGGTTGAAGATGGGATTACAACTTAAAACCAGAGTGTATACTAACTATGCCAAAGGTAAGATTCTCGTAGGTAACACCCACAAAGCCAGCCTTTTCAATCATATGCTTGAAATCTTCCTGTTTGGGAAATTTGCGTATACTCTCAACCAGATACTGATAGGCTTGCCATTGGCCGGCCAACAGTTGACCCATGGGTGGTATCACCTGGAAAGAGTATTGATCGTAGAGCCATTGCATTGTCTCATTGGTCAAATGGCTGAACTCGAGGCACATGAAACGTCCACCTGGCTGTAAGACCCGATAAGCCTCGCTCAGCACCTGAAATAGTCCAATGGAAAGGATGCTAAGCCTCATTGAACCTCACATGAAGACTAGTTATTCTCACCTTATCCACATGTGTACAATTCCGTACGCCAAATGCAATGGTATAAGCATTGAATTCGTCATTTTTGAAGGGCAACTTTTCGGCATCGGCACATTGCCAATCGATGCTTAGATTGGGTAACTTGTCTGTGGTGAGACCCAGACGTTTGGAACGCTCCTCGCCTACGTTCAGCATATGTTGATTGATATCCGATATGGTGACATGACTTGAACGTCCCTCTGTATTGGGCTGATTGGCCAAATATTTGAGATAGCGAAAAGTAATGTCACCCGTGCCGCCGGCCATATCCAATAGACGCATACCATGCGTGGGACCCAAACGCTCTACGAATATATCCTTCCATAGGCGATGTATGCCCATGGACATGGCATCATTCATCACATCATAGGATTGGGCCACCTGCTCAAAGACCTCATGTACTGTCGAGAGAGAGGAGGAGGATTATTAGTTGGCTTGTTGTCATTGGAGATTCTTCTTTGTACCCTTTTGCTCCTTTTCGCTCTCGGCGACTGTCTGAAAGCCAAAATGTGTGGTTTTTCCTTGATCTGTGTCTGTTTGATTCGATTGCGGTGTCTGGGCATCTTTCTCTTGGCTCACTGTCGTGGCTGTTCTAACACCATTCCGGCTTAATAAAAGCCGGGCCCGGCTTAATAATTGTCTGGCGTTGCGTGTTGTCTGCATGGTTTGTTATGTCTTGGTTTCAGCTGTTTTGCTctcccacaaaaaaaaagtgttgccAGACGTTCTCAAGTGGGCAAGTTGGCAGTACGCAAGAAATCAGTGTTGAAAAGCGAAGTATTTGGCGGAAAATTCGAAGGTTTATAAGTTTATACTCGTatagttttaaaaattatataatgaGGATTAGCTGTATAGATGGAGATTCTCCTGCGACTTTATGTCGACCTTTTTTGACGAATAATAAAAGATGTCACTTCGTTTTATGTAATCCGCACGTTTAGATTTATTAATAAGTATATGTGTATTTTTagcccaattttttttttctttcttttttctgtttctttttttttacatctCTCCCGATTTATTTAGCCTACTCCATTAATTTcacatattaattttaaattggaTATAGAGAGATTTTTCGTACAGATCTTCTCTTGGCTCAGTGTATGTTGCACGGATGTTCTTAGTTccgtttcttttttaatttttgtgtatatatttttgttgtttttgttttttttttttttttattattatccaTATTTAATGTCTTAATCTAagcttaaatattaaatttttttgtaaagATCTAATTACAAACTGAAGTTTATCTTTTTCGTTTCACTTTAAACTTAAAGACTATTACAAATgggaggaaaaaaaatatataggtaGGTGGTCGTAATATGTATAAATTGTGTGTATGCATATTTATATAGATAAGTGGGAGAATAAAATGATTTGTAAAAGTCGGTGTGTCAAATATGATTTCTTAAACATTTACATGCGTCAACACtccaaaggaaaaaaaaaggaatagaAAAAATATCGTATagaccacaacaacaaaaaaaatatacaatatgtGTACGTATTGTACAGTAGACGCTCAATAAATAGTTTACATATgcatgtgtctgtgtgtgtgtgagtgtgtgggtgTCCTTTGCACAACTctttgttgtggttgttgttgttattgttagttttttaaattaattaaactaaTAGTAGGTGGTGATATTTAAATAATCATTAAGAAAAAGTCCATTTTATAAgcgttttcattttgtttcacTACAAATCTTTAAAAAGTTCTTCTTATGCGTGAGAGTCAtcgacagaaaaaaaaaaacctataagatatcagcaaaaaaaatgaagaaattaTGTTCTTGCctatgtaagtatatatactatatgtaGCTTTATATATCCTATATGTGTAGCTACTCTTAATTTCTATTGAAATAGTTGCTAGATTATGCACGTTTTAAGTCTATTGAAAAATggttgttaaaaaaaaaaaaaacaatcttcatttgtttgtgtttctgtgtgtgtgggggggtGTATCTAGGGAACAGGGGGTTTGCTTACATATAAgctatgtatatgcatatcatattatatatatatatatatataatccatCTTTGTGTTTTTTCCGGTTAGATTTGGAAGATCTAAACGCAACTTGTTCCATGTGAAATTGGAAAACACAAGCCATAACAAATACaacttattttttgtttgttgttgttgttgtttttttttttttagtaattaaaCTCCTCTTCCTTTTGCGAATCGCTGCGCAAATCGTTCATAAGCGTTTCAAAGCAAGATTTGGGTATAAGTGTTCCAACAATTTTCTCACCCTCCGTTGTCTTCATGCGTATCACTTGCATTTTGCTATTGGAACGAGTATTCAAGATGTGTTCGACACGTCCCCAAACGGATAGAACCGAACCAGCTAGCACATGATACAAACGTTGACGCAAGCCCACCTAAACGAAACGAATCGAATAGAATGAGTTTACAAGAAATGTAAATGATGAAGAGGTTTGGTTTGGTGATAGAAAGATATATATACCTCACAATCGGTGCCTAAACTGACATTACGACAATTGCCATTCCAATAGGCATGCGAGCATGTATTCACCGAGGCATCATATTGTTCGGTCCAATGCGGTTCGGCCTCCTCGCTGGGAACTTTACGATATTTCTTCTCCAGCTCGAATAGGGATTCATGGCGAACTTGTAGTCCGGTGTTGGGACGATAAATTTGACACATTATCTCTTTTTTGCTGCGAGATTTCTTCTTATCCTTTTTGATGCTATCAAAATCTGATGAACTACGCGATTGTTGCTGCTCCAGGACGACAACCAAAATGGCTGTACGTTTTTGATTACGCAACTGATGCGATACATAGAAGCCTTCACTATCATTGAATAGATCAGCATATCTAGGGAGTAAATGTTAGCTTGTTAGAATCATCACAGACACACAGAGATGAAGGAGGTTTGTCAACTTACTTGTCAATAGCCTCCTGCCAGATCATGCCACGTTCAACACGCACTGTATGCAATTCTGTGGGTGCCACGCCTGTGGCATGTTTACGTACAAATCGCAAAAGACGCACACGATTCACATTCTCACCAGCGGCACCCAAATCTACGAGAGAAAATGAAGTTTAGAATCAAGTCTGATTAGGTTGGATTTGTAAGCTTACCTAGAATACCCAAATCAAAGCGACCACCGCGTTTGGCGTGATTTATAATGGCCGTCATTGTATCGGTGAAATATTTGAATAGACGATTTTGTAAATCGACCGGACAGCCCAATATACGATTGAGAAACTTTGATATGTTATTGTAGTCCTTATCCAAACTGAGAACACCGGGATGACTCTCGCTATTGACAATGATGCCAACACCGACCAGGGCCCCGGCAATATCCTTAAAGAATTCACCAGAATAATCGGTGGGGGGCGGTACCAATGGTGACTCATAGCCCATTATGGTCCGCATTACGGTCTCCAATGCCTGACGGCCATACTTATTATCAATATTGAATTGAGATAGATCCCGAGTCTCCGTGGCACGACGATCACCGTGTGTGAGagctcccaacgattctaaacgTTTTGCCACGGTCGACGCGAAACGTCGCTCACCAGCCAAATCCGAAATCAGGAATATATACTCCGGGGCGTTCACCTGATTCGAACGATGTGTTCGTCCAAATTGCTGTATGGCCCGATCGGCTGACCATGGCAACTCGAGGGTAATGTGGACACGACGACGCTGATTGAAGACACGACGATCGCTCTGCAATGATATACCACTGGACGCTGCCTCCGATATAATGGCCACATCCTTGCGTCCATCCATGAATCGCTGCTTTTCGGTTATGTTCAATGTTTCGAGAGGGACATCCGATTCAGTGCGGGATTCATATTGTATGGTGCCATCATCGTTCTGGACAACACGACCACGTCGTCCTGTCATTTCGGCCACATTCTCGGGACCGCCAAGCTCATCGATCAGCTGATCCAACGTATTGGGTGGCAATCGAGAGCCCAGGCGTTCAATTTTACGCAACAATTCCTCCTTCATGGTGCAAGCCCGTTCGATGGCATCTTTCGGTGGCGGGccataatttaatttaacacCATTCACTCCAACGGGAGTCACAGTGCCCTTTAGCTCTTGTTTCTTTTGCAGCAAATCTTGGATTTTATCCTGTGTCGATAGCTGAGACTTGCGTGTCTTGACCGCATTGAGAGCGGCGGCAACAGCCGCTGACATGCCAGCACTACTACCGCTAGGATCTgttgctgctcctgctcccATGgggtttgctgctgctgcagatGCAATGGAATCTTTTGACTCTTTTTTAATGGCCTTTTCCTTTTTCACCTTCTTTTTGGTCTTCTTTTTGATCTTTTTGGTGGATTTTTTGCTACGAGCATTGACCCAGGGATCAATATCACTGTCACTGCCACTGAAAAATGGATTGAAATCGGAACTGGCATCACTGGCCACACTCCGACGATCGCTATCCCTGTCATGATCAtcgtcatcctcatcctcgtcctcatcatcgtcgtcgtcatcgtcgccATTGTCATCATCGCTATTATTGTACGCACCGTCACTGTGGCTGGGATTATCGCTATCACTATTCGATGGCGTATGTCCGGCGGCATCATCATCGCTATCGCTATATTGCCAAGAGGCACTGCGTTTCTGGGTCTTCTTACGTTTCGATTTAACCGAATTGGAATCACTTGCATTGCTGGCACCTTTacgtttgctgctgctgccgttgttgttattattcttattgttattattattattgagaCTAGAGGCCGCAGACATCGATGAGACACCGCTGCTTGTCGTGTTACTGGCGGTGGTATTAATTGTAGTGCTACTGCTATTATTATCATCATAGAGACCAAGAATACGATTAATGCGATTGCGATCAGGTGCAGGAAAATGCCGTTCCACAAACGATTGAAAAACTCCCCTAGAAGGtaattgaaatcaaataaaaatattgactAGCGACAGTTTTTTTACTGGGACACTTACTTGGCTGTGGATACGAAATCGGTTAGCTCACCATCATCGCGTTCCAGTTGATCCAATGTGCGAGCCTCGCCCGTCGATTGGAGACCAATGACCACACATTTGCCATATTTAATCGATTCGCGGGCCACCATCACGGCATGATTCACTTTGGCCGCtatgcataaatatttaaagaaacgCTGATGCGATGACCAGAATTGTCCCCACATTGTTTTCTTCATGCGGCTCTCGGCATCGATCAGTTCGGCGGCTTCGGTAAATTTTTGCATTGCTTCCACCCATAATTCAACCGATTGATCATAGATCTTACGAAATTCCTTAGAAAGGGCAACCTCTTCGATCTTAAAGGTAACGCCCTTGAAACTCAATTGTCTTGCGATATACATGCCACGCAGTTTCATATCCATGGCCACAATTTCCATAGCTCCCACGCCACTGCAAAAACGGAAAAGGAGAACACATTATCTTACTTTCTCTATTACTTTCTATGACCTGTCCAAACTTACCGTCTCTCGACTGCCGTAATGAAATCATTGAAATTGGGAAAAGCTGTACCCTGACCCCAGAGACCTAAGCGCACCATATAGGCCATATTCTTCGGTTCGGATGCTCCAGTGGCTGATGCATATACAACACGTGCTTTTGGCAATTTCTGTTGCAACTCCAAGACGGTTTGACCCGTCTTTGTGGGTTTACCCGAACCGACGGGACACAAATTCTTTGCCTTGTGACACTCATCGAATATGATGAGTCCTTCAAAATCCTCGCCACACCATTGCAATAGCTGACGGAAACGTGAACGATATTTTCCAGTCTTATTATTCGATTCACCAATTAGAGCCGAATATGTGCTAAAGATAACGCCAcgtttgcaattattattcaCATCCGAGCTTATCTTGGCGTACTTGAACTAAGCGAGGAAGAGCAAAACGGAAATAAGTAATCAATTCAATTTAGAGAAATTATCTTATCTTCTTACCTTATTCAAAGCATGAACCTCAATACGCGATGCACCGATATCACTTAAATCGCGTTCTGCATCATATTTGAGATCATTGGATACCGATATCCATAATGCCTTCTTGCGTCCCTTGAGATAATTCTCATAGATAATGCCAGCAATGGTTCGACCTTTGCCCACACCGGCGC contains:
- the LOC6644667 gene encoding 2-methoxy-6-polyprenyl-1,4-benzoquinol methylase, mitochondrial, producing the protein MQTTRNARQLLSRARLLLSRNGVRTATTVSQEKDAQTPQSNQTDTDQGKTTHFGFQTVAESEKEQKVHEVFEQVAQSYDVMNDAMSMGIHRLWKDIFVERLGPTHGMRLLDMAGGTGDITFRYLKYLANQPNTEGRSSHVTISDINQHMLNVGEERSKRLGLTTDKLPNLSIDWQCADAEKLPFKNDEFNAYTIAFGVRNCTHVDKVLSEAYRVLQPGGRFMCLEFSHLTNETMQWLYDQYSFQVIPPMGQLLAGQWQAYQYLVESIRKFPKQEDFKHMIEKAGFVGVTYENLTFGIVSIHSGFKL
- the LOC6644760 gene encoding vegetative cell wall protein gp1, with the translated sequence MRSPCARSFLRQCHVAIGIVFIIIGLGLGSTEAALRLRNANRLTTPTPTATPTTTTTSEIASLTTSTSSHAALDSAQDLPTVEGETESSASSAVISASKETAGKHKRGILHGANHGWPTRTYAAHYGYSLQLPGGSSFLAAAPPHRHGFIKYASPFQGIHYKPLTAAAAFAPAATALTPAFAPAAAGLAPAFAQGLAPALSPALSPALSPALSPALAPAAALTPSVGALTPALAAAAPSYVLRPGNAVVTSYNVNYPRQHLLHKPVVVKPLHFHAPVSPAVFPAAPAQPAIQPLPLQPVQPAIQPVQPVVPSVPVQPVQPVQPVQSVPIHPAVTFAFSPPPLAFDFPIVPQFPSFPTAPGVPTFSFQPAIPAQPAIPAQPQPAIPATPVIPTQPAIPAAAEVPDVPQIPAIPQIPAIPQIPQIPQIPQIPAFPQFPGFPQVPQFPQVPAVPASPPTNQFFPSSVQPPLPQQPPTFVQPEVQFPGGIIPLPGSVPVKPETGTAIASPEIPAPPAPPAPPQQPEVQPEQQQPDQQPWKPVFYQPPTASPNRPSITLLPPYGRAPAEGYLPPVASATTSSAQLTQASSGGQGIFDQLTDAEIEHIFAQANLAQNHHHHLSHHQGHAYQQY